The DNA window CTCTCCCAGCGAACCATCCCCCTCTTGCTAAAGCGACGATAACATCTGGCTCGTAGCCGTCATCTCTGACCTGCTCAGCCACCCTCCTACAAAGCCTGTCCATGTACTCCCAGTTTGTCACAACGCACTTGAACTTCTCAGGAAACTCCTCCATAGTTAATCACCAAAGTTAATCCTTTCCTTCACATTTTTAAAATTTCGTATGTGAAGCTCTCTGGGTAAAGCCTATGAAGAAGTTTGTGTTGTATAAATTCGCGGAAACGATAAATTTTAAATTCGAACTACTTGTTTTGCGATGGGTGACGAAGTGAATCCGATCATATTGGTAGGTTTAGGTGGATTTTTCGGGGCTTCAAAATGGAATATCGTACTTTCCAGTTGGAACACTTGCCGTTAATGTTCTTGGAAGTTTTTTCCTCAGCCTAACCATGTATTTGTCGGAATACCATGGGTTATTCGGAGAAGAAACGAGAATATTCCTTACAATCGGATTCCTCGGTTCATTCACGACGATGTCCACATTCTCTTATGAGACGTTCAAGCTGCTCGAAAATAAAGAAATAAATTTATTTATCATTAACATAACAGCGACTTTAGCACTTACGTTGCTTGGAGTTTATTTAGGAAAAATGGTGGCTTTGTGGAGGAGATGAACATGAGAGAAGGTGTTCTGCTCAGAATTTTTATCGGTGAGTCGGACAAACACAAAGGTAAACCTCTCTACATGTATATACTCGAAATGTTAAGAAAAGAGGGGATTGCTGGGGCAACTGTTTTGAGAGGTATAGCAGGATATGGAAAAACGAGCGTAATCCACACCACTTCAATTCTTCGCTTGTCTTCAGATCTGCCAA is part of the Ferroglobus placidus DSM 10642 genome and encodes:
- a CDS encoding fluoride efflux transporter FluC; its protein translation is MDFSGLQNGISYFPVGTLAVNVLGSFFLSLTMYLSEYHGLFGEETRIFLTIGFLGSFTTMSTFSYETFKLLENKEINLFIINITATLALTLLGVYLGKMVALWRR
- a CDS encoding DUF190 domain-containing protein gives rise to the protein MNMREGVLLRIFIGESDKHKGKPLYMYILEMLRKEGIAGATVLRGIAGYGKTSVIHTTSILRLSSDLPIVIEIVDSQDKIEKVKPKLLEIVKESLITEEKVKIIFYEGDENKS